From Phenylobacterium montanum, the proteins below share one genomic window:
- a CDS encoding crotonase/enoyl-CoA hydratase family protein — protein MDQRVTIEIIDGVADVRLVRADKMNALDNAMFDGLVEAGETLKLNKQVRCVVLSGEGRAFCAGLDASNFGRMAGGGGGGEPENATSRLGPRTHGISNRAQYAVWVWRELEVPVIAAVHGFAYGGGFQLMLGADMRYVTPDARLSILEIKWGLVPDMAGTQLMRHLVREDLVRELTYTGRIFSGAEAQQMGFATRVCDDPRAEALKVAREIAGKSPDAIRAAKRIYNAANYRSAADGLMDESIEQSSLIGSPNQVEAVKANLEQRAPRFAD, from the coding sequence ATGGACCAGCGGGTGACCATCGAGATTATTGACGGCGTGGCCGATGTGCGCCTGGTGCGGGCGGACAAGATGAACGCCCTGGACAACGCCATGTTCGACGGCTTGGTCGAGGCCGGCGAAACCCTGAAGCTGAACAAGCAGGTGCGCTGCGTGGTGCTGTCCGGCGAGGGCCGCGCCTTCTGCGCCGGGCTGGACGCCAGCAATTTCGGCCGCATGGCCGGAGGCGGCGGCGGGGGCGAACCGGAGAATGCGACCTCCCGCCTCGGCCCGCGCACCCACGGCATTTCCAACCGCGCTCAATACGCAGTCTGGGTCTGGCGCGAGCTCGAGGTTCCGGTGATCGCGGCGGTGCACGGCTTCGCCTATGGCGGCGGCTTCCAGCTGATGCTGGGCGCCGACATGCGTTACGTGACCCCGGACGCCAGGCTGTCGATCCTGGAGATCAAGTGGGGCCTGGTCCCCGACATGGCCGGCACCCAGCTGATGCGCCACCTGGTGCGCGAGGACCTGGTGCGCGAGCTGACCTACACAGGTCGCATCTTCTCCGGCGCCGAGGCGCAACAGATGGGCTTCGCCACCCGCGTCTGCGACGATCCGCGCGCCGAGGCCCTGAAGGTCGCGCGCGAGATCGCCGGCAAGAGCCCGGACGCGATCCGCGCCGCCAAGCGCATCTACAACGCCGCGAACTACCGCTCGGCCGCCGACGGGCTGATGGACGAATCCATCGAGCAGTCGAGCCTGATCGGTTCGCCCAACCAGGTCGAGGCGGTGAAGGCCAATCTGGAGCAGCGCGCGCCGCGGTTCGCGGACTGA
- the pbpC gene encoding penicillin-binding protein 1C produces the protein MIRRLVIGLIALLSLETTLLALDLAFPPDLSRAERSSAVVLDHDGGWLRALPVERGRWRIRADLDRTDPRFLKRVVAVEDARFYAHPGVDPVSLVRAVGAAAVTGHVRSGASTLTMQTARLLTPHRRSVVGKLMEMARAVQLEARFSKRQILALYLTLAPYGGNLEGVRAASLAYFGHGPESLTDGEQALLIALPQAPEARRPDRRPEGARAARRRVLALLAHHDVLTQAEAEEAAGEPVPGRTPFPALAWQVSGELARAAPRGQASVVSTLDASLQTRLEALAARTAAAQGPDATAALIVVEIRTRAVRAAVASAGRDRPGGWIDMTRALRSPGSALKPFIYAFAFDDGLAAPDTLIQDQPKRFADYQPENFDRTFHGPVTAREALNYSLNIPAVETLDRIGPEAFQSRLEATGVKLVRPEAGFADPGLSLALGGEGISLRDMATLYAALGDDGLAKPLAFTEAEATQRPKQAGMRLVRAETARQILDILRETPTPKGRAPSALTQGAAHMAYKTGTSYGFRDAVAAGVVGGYALVAWTGRADGGARGGLTGRDAALPLLFDAADVLSAPDGAAHPIAPKQAPLALQKLQQASDGPRLIFPPDGAVVQADGLGPKSRGLVLAAAGQRLTWYVDGAEQPADQASGQVVWRPAAAGFYHLQVVDDQGRAVTARVRVKGE, from the coding sequence ATGATCCGCCGCCTCGTCATCGGCCTCATTGCGCTGCTCAGCCTGGAGACCACCCTCCTCGCCCTCGACCTGGCCTTTCCGCCCGACCTGTCGCGAGCGGAGCGGTCCTCAGCCGTCGTTCTCGACCATGATGGGGGCTGGCTCCGCGCCTTGCCGGTGGAGCGCGGGCGTTGGCGCATCCGGGCGGACCTGGACCGCACCGACCCGCGGTTCCTGAAGCGGGTGGTGGCGGTGGAGGACGCCCGCTTCTACGCCCATCCAGGCGTGGACCCGGTGTCGCTGGTGCGGGCAGTGGGCGCGGCGGCGGTGACCGGCCATGTCCGCTCCGGCGCCTCGACCCTGACCATGCAGACGGCGCGGCTTTTGACCCCCCACCGGCGCAGCGTGGTCGGGAAACTTATGGAGATGGCGCGTGCGGTCCAGCTCGAGGCGCGGTTCTCCAAGCGCCAGATCCTGGCCCTCTACCTGACCCTGGCGCCCTATGGCGGCAATCTGGAGGGTGTGCGGGCCGCGTCCCTGGCCTATTTCGGCCATGGCCCGGAGAGCCTGACCGATGGTGAGCAGGCCCTGCTGATCGCCTTGCCCCAGGCGCCCGAGGCTCGCCGGCCCGACCGCCGCCCCGAGGGCGCCCGCGCCGCCCGCCGGCGGGTGCTGGCCCTGCTGGCCCACCATGACGTCCTGACCCAGGCCGAGGCGGAAGAAGCGGCCGGCGAGCCAGTCCCGGGCCGCACGCCGTTCCCGGCCCTGGCCTGGCAGGTCTCGGGCGAGTTGGCCCGCGCCGCGCCGAGAGGCCAGGCCAGCGTGGTCTCGACCCTCGACGCCAGTCTGCAAACCCGGCTCGAAGCCCTGGCGGCCAGGACCGCCGCCGCGCAAGGCCCGGACGCCACCGCCGCCCTGATCGTGGTCGAGATCAGGACCCGCGCCGTGCGCGCCGCCGTGGCCTCGGCCGGGCGCGACCGGCCCGGGGGCTGGATCGACATGACCCGGGCCCTGCGCTCGCCGGGCTCGGCGCTGAAACCGTTCATCTACGCCTTCGCCTTCGACGATGGCCTGGCCGCCCCCGACACCTTGATCCAGGACCAGCCCAAGCGCTTCGCCGACTACCAGCCGGAGAATTTCGACCGCACGTTCCACGGCCCGGTCACGGCCCGCGAGGCGCTGAACTATTCGCTGAACATCCCCGCGGTCGAGACCCTGGACCGGATCGGGCCGGAGGCGTTCCAGAGCCGGCTGGAGGCGACGGGAGTCAAGCTGGTGCGCCCCGAGGCCGGCTTCGCCGATCCCGGCCTGTCCCTGGCCCTGGGCGGCGAGGGCATCTCCCTGCGCGACATGGCCACGCTCTACGCCGCCCTGGGCGACGACGGCCTGGCCAAGCCCCTGGCCTTCACCGAGGCCGAAGCAACCCAGCGGCCAAAGCAGGCGGGCATGCGCCTGGTGCGGGCCGAAACCGCGCGCCAGATCCTCGACATCCTGCGCGAGACCCCGACGCCCAAGGGCCGGGCGCCCTCGGCCCTGACCCAGGGCGCGGCGCACATGGCCTACAAGACCGGCACCTCCTACGGCTTCCGCGATGCGGTGGCGGCGGGCGTCGTCGGCGGCTACGCTCTGGTGGCCTGGACCGGCCGGGCGGACGGCGGGGCGCGGGGCGGGCTTACCGGGCGCGACGCCGCCCTGCCGCTCTTGTTCGACGCCGCCGACGTGCTGTCAGCGCCCGACGGCGCGGCCCACCCGATCGCCCCGAAACAGGCGCCCTTGGCCCTGCAGAAGCTGCAGCAGGCCAGCGACGGGCCGCGGCTGATCTTTCCGCCGGACGGAGCGGTAGTGCAGGCCGACGGCCTGGGGCCGAAATCCCGCGGCCTGGTGCTGGCTGCGGCGGGACAGCGCCTGACTTGGTACGTGGACGGCGCCGAGCAGCCGGCGGATCAGGCCAGCGGGCAGGTGGTCTGGCGGCCCGCTGCGGCCGGCTTCTACCACTTGCAGGTGGTCGACGACCAGGGTCGTGCGGTCACTGCACGGGTGCGGGTGAAAGGGGAGTGA
- a CDS encoding DMT family protein — MPPMLARTAPIVMLLCSNVFMTTAWYWHLKFEDRPLWLVIAVSWGIALFEYCLAVPANRWGSAVYSAAELKAIQEVVTLVVFAVFSAVYLGQKLSPMQGAGFALIAAGAWCVFNGAAKV, encoded by the coding sequence ATGCCTCCGATGCTCGCCCGAACGGCCCCGATCGTCATGCTCCTATGCTCCAACGTGTTCATGACCACAGCCTGGTACTGGCACCTCAAGTTCGAGGACCGCCCGCTATGGCTGGTGATCGCGGTCAGCTGGGGCATAGCCCTGTTCGAATACTGCCTGGCCGTGCCGGCCAACCGCTGGGGCAGCGCGGTCTATTCCGCGGCCGAACTGAAGGCGATCCAGGAGGTGGTCACCCTGGTCGTGTTCGCAGTGTTCTCGGCGGTCTATCTGGGCCAGAAGCTGTCGCCGATGCAGGGCGCGGGCTTCGCCCTGATCGCCGCCGGCGCCTGGTGCGTGTTCAACGGCGCCGCGAAGGTTTGA
- a CDS encoding carbonic anhydrase, translating to MLDDLIKNNRAWSAKKTAVDPDFFRRLERQQTPDYLWIGCSDSRVPANEIVDLDPGELFVHRNVANLAPPQDANYLSVLQFAVEVLKIKHIMVVGHYGCGGIAAAVDGKRRGLVDHWLHPIRETYSEHRHELEALPEGRERLDRLCELNVIRQVRNVASDVFVQDAWARGQALSVHAWVYSLSNGLVTDLGVTVSGLQDLEALVEG from the coding sequence ATGCTTGACGACCTGATCAAGAACAACCGCGCCTGGTCTGCCAAAAAGACCGCGGTCGATCCCGACTTCTTCCGCCGCCTGGAGCGGCAGCAGACCCCCGACTATCTGTGGATCGGCTGCTCTGACAGCCGTGTGCCGGCCAACGAAATCGTCGATCTCGATCCCGGCGAGCTGTTCGTGCACCGCAATGTGGCCAACCTGGCCCCGCCACAGGACGCCAACTACCTATCGGTGCTTCAGTTCGCGGTCGAGGTCCTGAAGATCAAGCACATCATGGTCGTCGGCCACTACGGCTGCGGCGGCATAGCCGCGGCGGTGGACGGCAAGCGGCGCGGCCTGGTGGACCATTGGCTGCATCCGATCCGCGAGACCTATTCCGAGCACCGGCACGAACTGGAGGCTCTGCCCGAGGGCCGCGAGCGGCTGGATCGCCTGTGTGAGCTGAACGTGATCCGCCAGGTGCGCAACGTCGCCTCGGACGTGTTCGTGCAGGACGCCTGGGCGCGCGGGCAGGCCCTTTCCGTGCATGCCTGGGTCTATTCTCTGTCCAACGGCCTGGTCACCGACCTCGGCGTCACCGTCAGCGGGCTGCAGGACCTGGAGGCGCTGGTCGAGGGGTAG
- a CDS encoding alpha-2-macroglobulin family protein, protein MDRRVMIAAAVAIAALGFGGGALTMHLADTHRLATGAAPGQAAPADQGLSWPFFGKPRAASAARAAPPKPDGFAVWKQRIDTSRPDAQGCIEMSRQLDPTRSYADFVLVSPDLGHPPGVKVNNDELCVGGLNLVDHRVTLLKGLPAKTGETLTANADVDFVFGDKPPYVGFAGTGVILPRDESDGVGIETLNVQKLAIEVWRVPDRNLVRREISAPDPTAEGEYAYDYGEDSPDSEGRVVWKGEVKVQGQAGQKVTTVFPLGAVLKEMKPGGYVIKARDASGGRDLKNEDGRPVDNNPPAQARRWIMFTDMGLSAYDGSEALDVVVRSLKTARILSGVRVALVAKNGEDLASATSDAQGRVRFARPLLKGDGASAAKMVMAYGSLGDLAVLDLDRSPVDLSSQGVGGRNAPDLTGREAKADIDAYLYADRGIYRPGETVRLTALVRDRLAHAVDGRKGYLVVKRPSGVEFKKIAFQRTPTGVLAQDIVLPATAPRGRWSAELMAEGIEEPVGALSFSVEDFVPQRLAVTLNANPGVALAGGETRKIPVSARFLYGAPGAGLQTQGEARLHADPNPFPQYKDYQWGDQQNAFDEKLVDLGTTVTDGSGAAVLNLSTAEAGDVRVPLAATVTASVFEPGGRPVRESASLKIRTLPLYFGVKVDQGEMGSGEAAPVSLDVIAVDAQGRRVGAQGVGWTLIAERWNYDWYQQNDRWQWRRTSRDAVVDKGLVSIGANGSLHLNRRLGWGDYRLEVDNGKGSKSLIRFSAGWGAPAKAEDAPDVARVSAGTKTWAQGDTVEVTIKPPYAGEAQVAVATDRLIDLKTLTIGEGGATVRLKTSAAWGGGAYVLVSVIQPRDPAKTPRPRRAMGLVYVPLDPKDQKLTLDLGVPAKLDSKAEVKVPVTVHGLKFGQRAHLTIAAVDEGILRLTKQDSPDPLKWYFGKRALTLNYRDDYGRLLDPNLGAPAAVNFGGDELGGEGLTKTPIKTVALWSGVVETGADGKAVVRLPAADFNGELRVMAVAWTDLAVGSAAQAVTVRQPVVADLNLPRFLSPGDKAFATLELHNLEGRVGGYLARLFADGGVLAPFQKLFQLAHNQRIAVHAPISAPSVSGISNVGFTVSGPGFTTTKTYPIETRLGWGPVTRTFTALQQPGEAYTPSPEMMRGLAAGSVTMQVGYSPFRGFDPGAIALALARYPYGCTEQLTSTAYPLLYAAELSSDPRMRRSTAALDDAVGRLLDRQTMDGAFGLWRVGDGEADPWLGAYATDLVVEAKAQGAAIPDTAYERALGAMRQISRPEGFASVGYQMAYPPWWLATEDASKRASERLRSRASAYALYVLAKAGRGDLARLRWWHDVQMKNEASPLAKAQVGAGLALMGDRARAHDALQQAANSLGYSDPNDWYQSPLRDLAGVIAYAYEAGEIGIARSLQGRLENETKDPDRLNTQEQSWLLQAAHAMLKVSGQPSIQAQGAYVMAPAAGAPRWSVGRLASARFVNAGRGAIWRTVTVRGVPLASPPAEAHGVSVEASYWTLSGAHADLSRLMQGDRVIVELSGQSHQSRTTALVLDDPLPAGFEIETKLGPADGEGNGSKGSTNGPYRFLGRIDAPSAQEARDDRYVAAMTLGGDKGFTVAYVARAVTPGAFYLPGVEARDMYHAEVYGRSAGDRVAIQAASP, encoded by the coding sequence ATGGATCGGAGGGTGATGATCGCCGCTGCGGTGGCGATCGCGGCGCTCGGCTTCGGCGGCGGGGCGCTGACGATGCATTTGGCGGATACGCATCGGCTGGCGACAGGCGCCGCCCCGGGCCAGGCTGCGCCGGCGGACCAGGGCTTATCGTGGCCGTTCTTCGGCAAGCCGCGCGCGGCCTCGGCGGCCCGCGCCGCCCCGCCCAAGCCAGACGGGTTCGCCGTCTGGAAGCAGCGCATCGACACCAGCCGGCCGGACGCGCAGGGCTGCATCGAGATGAGCCGGCAGCTGGACCCGACCCGCAGCTATGCCGACTTCGTGCTGGTCTCCCCCGACCTCGGCCACCCGCCGGGGGTGAAGGTCAATAATGACGAGCTCTGCGTCGGCGGGCTGAACCTGGTCGACCACCGCGTCACCCTCTTGAAGGGCCTGCCCGCCAAGACCGGCGAGACCCTGACCGCCAACGCCGACGTCGATTTCGTGTTCGGCGACAAACCGCCTTATGTCGGCTTCGCCGGCACGGGCGTGATCCTGCCCCGCGACGAGAGCGACGGGGTCGGCATCGAAACCCTGAACGTGCAGAAGCTGGCCATTGAGGTCTGGCGCGTGCCCGACCGCAACCTGGTCCGCCGCGAGATCAGCGCCCCCGACCCCACCGCCGAAGGCGAGTACGCCTATGACTACGGCGAGGACAGCCCCGACAGCGAGGGCCGCGTGGTCTGGAAGGGCGAGGTCAAGGTCCAGGGCCAGGCGGGTCAAAAGGTGACCACCGTCTTCCCGCTCGGCGCAGTGCTCAAGGAGATGAAGCCCGGCGGCTATGTGATCAAGGCGCGCGACGCCTCGGGCGGGCGCGACCTGAAGAACGAGGACGGCCGGCCGGTCGACAACAACCCGCCGGCCCAGGCGCGCCGCTGGATCATGTTCACCGACATGGGCCTGTCGGCCTATGACGGCTCCGAAGCCCTGGACGTTGTGGTCCGCTCGCTGAAGACGGCCAGGATCCTGTCCGGCGTGCGCGTGGCCCTGGTGGCCAAGAACGGCGAGGACCTGGCGAGCGCGACGAGCGACGCGCAGGGCCGCGTACGTTTCGCCCGCCCGCTTCTGAAGGGCGACGGCGCCTCGGCGGCCAAGATGGTGATGGCCTACGGCTCGCTCGGCGACCTCGCGGTGCTGGACCTCGACCGCTCGCCGGTGGACCTGTCGAGCCAGGGCGTCGGCGGCCGCAATGCGCCCGACCTCACCGGCCGCGAGGCCAAGGCCGACATCGACGCCTATCTCTACGCCGACCGCGGCATCTATCGCCCCGGCGAGACCGTGCGCCTGACCGCCCTGGTGCGCGATCGGCTGGCCCATGCGGTGGACGGCCGCAAGGGCTATCTGGTGGTCAAGCGGCCGTCGGGCGTCGAGTTCAAGAAGATCGCCTTCCAGCGCACCCCTACCGGCGTCTTGGCCCAGGACATCGTCCTGCCGGCCACCGCGCCGCGCGGTCGCTGGAGCGCCGAGCTGATGGCCGAGGGGATCGAAGAGCCGGTCGGGGCCTTGAGCTTCTCGGTCGAGGACTTCGTGCCCCAGCGCCTGGCCGTGACCCTGAACGCCAATCCCGGCGTCGCCCTCGCCGGCGGCGAGACGCGGAAGATCCCGGTCAGCGCCCGTTTCCTCTACGGCGCGCCGGGCGCGGGCCTGCAGACCCAGGGCGAGGCCCGGCTGCACGCCGACCCCAACCCTTTCCCGCAGTACAAGGACTATCAGTGGGGCGACCAGCAGAACGCCTTTGACGAGAAGCTGGTCGACCTCGGGACCACGGTCACGGACGGCTCCGGCGCGGCGGTGCTGAACCTTTCGACCGCCGAGGCCGGCGACGTCCGGGTCCCCCTGGCCGCCACCGTCACCGCCTCGGTGTTCGAGCCGGGCGGCCGGCCGGTGCGCGAGAGCGCGTCGCTGAAGATCCGCACCCTGCCGCTCTATTTCGGGGTCAAGGTCGATCAGGGCGAAATGGGAAGCGGCGAAGCCGCCCCGGTCAGCCTGGACGTGATCGCCGTCGATGCCCAGGGCCGCCGCGTGGGCGCCCAAGGGGTGGGCTGGACCCTGATCGCTGAGCGCTGGAACTACGACTGGTACCAGCAGAACGACCGCTGGCAGTGGCGGCGCACCAGCCGCGACGCGGTGGTCGACAAGGGCCTGGTCTCGATCGGGGCCAACGGCTCGCTACACCTGAACCGACGCCTGGGCTGGGGCGACTACCGGCTGGAGGTCGACAACGGCAAGGGCTCGAAGAGCCTGATCCGCTTCTCCGCCGGCTGGGGCGCCCCGGCCAAGGCAGAAGACGCGCCCGACGTCGCCCGCGTCAGCGCCGGAACCAAGACCTGGGCCCAGGGCGACACGGTCGAGGTGACCATCAAGCCGCCCTATGCCGGCGAGGCTCAGGTGGCCGTGGCTACCGACCGGCTGATCGATCTGAAGACCCTCACCATCGGCGAGGGCGGCGCCACGGTGCGGCTTAAGACCTCGGCCGCCTGGGGCGGCGGGGCCTATGTGCTGGTCAGCGTGATCCAGCCGCGCGACCCGGCCAAGACCCCCCGGCCGCGCCGGGCAATGGGTCTGGTCTATGTGCCTCTGGACCCGAAGGACCAGAAGCTGACCCTGGATCTCGGCGTTCCGGCCAAGCTGGACTCCAAGGCCGAGGTCAAGGTGCCGGTGACGGTGCATGGCCTGAAGTTCGGCCAGCGCGCCCACCTGACCATAGCCGCAGTGGACGAGGGCATCCTGCGGCTGACTAAGCAGGATTCGCCCGACCCCCTGAAGTGGTACTTCGGCAAACGGGCCCTGACCCTGAACTATCGCGACGACTATGGGCGCCTCTTGGACCCCAACCTCGGGGCCCCGGCGGCGGTCAATTTCGGCGGTGACGAGCTGGGCGGCGAGGGCCTGACCAAGACCCCGATCAAGACCGTCGCCCTGTGGTCGGGCGTCGTCGAGACCGGCGCCGACGGCAAGGCGGTGGTGCGCCTGCCGGCCGCCGACTTCAACGGCGAGCTTCGAGTGATGGCGGTGGCCTGGACCGACCTGGCGGTGGGTTCTGCGGCCCAGGCGGTGACCGTGCGCCAGCCGGTGGTGGCCGATCTGAACCTGCCGCGGTTCCTCTCGCCGGGCGATAAGGCCTTCGCCACGCTGGAGCTGCACAACCTGGAGGGCCGCGTCGGCGGCTATCTGGCCAGGCTGTTCGCCGACGGCGGCGTCCTGGCGCCGTTCCAGAAGCTGTTCCAGCTGGCCCACAATCAGCGCATCGCCGTGCATGCCCCGATCAGCGCCCCCAGCGTCTCCGGGATCAGCAATGTCGGCTTCACCGTCAGCGGACCCGGCTTCACCACCACCAAGACCTACCCGATCGAGACCCGGCTGGGCTGGGGGCCGGTCACCCGGACCTTCACCGCCCTGCAGCAGCCTGGCGAGGCCTATACGCCCTCGCCCGAGATGATGCGGGGCCTGGCGGCCGGCAGCGTCACGATGCAGGTCGGCTATTCGCCGTTCCGCGGCTTCGACCCCGGGGCCATCGCCCTGGCCCTGGCCCGCTATCCATACGGCTGCACCGAGCAGCTGACCTCGACCGCCTATCCGCTGCTCTATGCGGCCGAGCTGTCGAGTGATCCCCGGATGCGTCGCTCCACCGCCGCCCTGGACGACGCGGTGGGTCGCCTCCTGGATCGCCAGACCATGGACGGGGCCTTCGGCCTCTGGCGGGTCGGCGACGGCGAGGCCGACCCCTGGCTCGGCGCCTACGCCACCGACCTGGTGGTCGAGGCCAAGGCCCAGGGCGCGGCCATCCCCGACACCGCCTATGAGCGGGCGTTGGGCGCCATGCGCCAGATCTCCCGCCCCGAGGGCTTCGCCTCGGTCGGCTACCAGATGGCCTATCCGCCCTGGTGGCTGGCCACCGAAGACGCCTCGAAGCGGGCGAGCGAGCGGCTGCGCAGCCGCGCCTCGGCCTACGCCCTCTACGTCCTGGCCAAGGCCGGGCGCGGGGACCTGGCGCGGCTGAGGTGGTGGCACGACGTGCAAATGAAGAACGAGGCCTCGCCCCTGGCCAAGGCTCAGGTCGGCGCCGGCCTCGCCCTAATGGGCGATCGGGCCCGCGCCCACGACGCCCTGCAGCAGGCGGCCAATAGTTTGGGCTACAGCGATCCCAACGACTGGTACCAGAGCCCCCTGCGCGATCTCGCCGGCGTCATCGCCTATGCCTACGAGGCCGGCGAGATCGGCATAGCCCGCAGCCTGCAAGGCCGGCTGGAGAACGAGACCAAGGATCCCGACCGGCTGAACACCCAGGAGCAGTCCTGGCTGCTGCAGGCGGCCCACGCCATGCTCAAGGTTTCCGGGCAGCCCAGCATCCAGGCCCAGGGCGCCTACGTCATGGCCCCGGCCGCCGGCGCCCCGCGCTGGTCGGTCGGGCGGCTGGCCTCGGCCCGGTTCGTCAACGCCGGGCGCGGGGCGATCTGGCGGACGGTGACCGTCCGCGGCGTGCCGCTCGCCTCGCCGCCGGCCGAAGCCCATGGCGTCAGCGTCGAGGCCAGCTACTGGACGCTCTCGGGCGCCCATGCCGACCTGTCACGGCTGATGCAGGGCGATCGGGTGATCGTCGAGCTGTCGGGCCAGTCGCACCAGTCACGCACCACCGCCCTGGTGCTGGACGATCCCCTGCCGGCCGGGTTCGAGATCGAGACCAAGCTCGGTCCCGCCGACGGCGAGGGGAACGGCTCCAAGGGCTCGACCAACGGGCCCTACCGCTTCCTGGGCAGGATCGACGCACCCAGCGCCCAGGAGGCCCGCGACGACCGCTACGTGGCGGCCATGACCCTGGGCGGCGACAAGGGCTTCACCGTCGCCTATGTAGCCCGCGCGGTGACTCCCGGCGCCTTCTATCTGCCAGGCGTCGAGGCCCGCGACATGTACCACGCCGAGGTCTACGGCCGCTCGGCCGGCGACCGGGTGGCGATCCAGGCGGCGTCGCCGTGA
- a CDS encoding metallopeptidase family protein: protein MSEAAPLLAPSLDDLAAIAQIAFDELPAEVRRLTGEVAFRIEDFAEEEVLAGLGIEDPFGLTGLYSGIDLIRRSVLDPAPETAMVFLYRRPILDEWAERGDVTLAELVRHVLVHEIGHHFGLSDDDIDAIEAAD, encoded by the coding sequence ATGAGTGAGGCCGCGCCTCTGCTCGCGCCGTCGCTCGACGACCTGGCCGCCATCGCCCAGATCGCCTTCGATGAACTCCCGGCCGAGGTGCGCCGCCTGACCGGCGAGGTGGCCTTTCGTATCGAGGACTTCGCAGAGGAGGAGGTGCTGGCCGGGCTCGGCATAGAGGACCCGTTCGGGTTGACCGGCCTCTACAGCGGAATCGACCTGATCCGCCGTTCCGTGCTGGACCCGGCGCCCGAGACGGCGATGGTGTTCCTCTATCGCCGGCCGATCCTGGACGAATGGGCCGAGCGCGGCGACGTCACCCTGGCCGAACTGGTCCGCCACGTGCTGGTGCACGAGATCGGCCACCACTTTGGCCTGTCCGACGACGACATCGACGCCATCGAGGCGGCGGACTGA
- a CDS encoding DUF3833 family protein, translated as MKQILIGALSGDGVVTDLAGREVQTVRLEYFGQWSMGHDALHLDELRIFADGRTERRNWAIQVDARGKLVGYDTDRRARVRAEVSENRVRLVYDAPMGGGTEIAGPRTVIDLRQNPDGSVSLEGRAKLLGLPYRRTRAVLQRLPEAA; from the coding sequence ATGAAGCAGATTCTGATCGGCGCCCTGTCGGGGGACGGCGTCGTCACCGACCTCGCCGGCCGCGAGGTGCAGACCGTCCGGCTTGAATATTTCGGACAATGGTCGATGGGGCACGACGCCCTGCACCTGGATGAACTGCGCATCTTCGCCGACGGCCGCACCGAGCGGCGCAACTGGGCGATCCAGGTCGACGCCCGCGGCAAGCTGGTCGGCTACGATACCGATCGCCGCGCCAGGGTGCGGGCCGAGGTGAGCGAGAACCGCGTCCGTCTGGTCTATGACGCCCCCATGGGCGGCGGGACCGAGATCGCCGGCCCGCGCACGGTGATCGACCTGCGCCAGAACCCGGACGGCAGCGTCAGCCTGGAGGGCCGCGCCAAGCTGCTGGGCCTGCCCTATCGCCGCACCCGTGCGGTGCTGCAGCGCCTGCCCGAGGCGGCCTAA
- a CDS encoding DUF1223 domain-containing protein, with the protein MSGAMRTATVAILALISAALAAPASARPPVVVELFTAQGCQSCVKSGDVVAGLAQKPGVLPLTFAVDYWDYLGWADTFAKPEFSDRQRDYMKKLALREVYTPQLVVDGEAETAAVSVDKVMPLVKQAARTHAKPPQIVFAKGKVQIGTARRIKGGAEVWLVRYDPKDQPVMVKSGDNRGQTVVEHNVVRELVRLGAWNGRPKAFQLPDPTADGLSTVVIVQGVHGGRILGAGQP; encoded by the coding sequence ATGTCCGGCGCAATGCGAACGGCGACGGTTGCGATTCTGGCTCTGATCTCGGCGGCCCTGGCCGCGCCGGCCTCGGCGCGACCGCCGGTCGTGGTTGAGTTGTTCACCGCCCAGGGCTGCCAGTCCTGCGTCAAATCCGGCGATGTTGTGGCTGGCCTGGCGCAGAAGCCGGGGGTGCTGCCCCTGACCTTCGCCGTCGACTACTGGGACTATCTCGGCTGGGCCGACACCTTCGCCAAGCCGGAATTCTCCGACCGCCAGCGCGACTACATGAAGAAGCTGGCCCTTCGCGAGGTCTACACTCCGCAACTGGTTGTGGATGGCGAAGCCGAGACCGCGGCGGTCTCGGTCGACAAGGTCATGCCCCTGGTCAAGCAGGCCGCCCGCACCCACGCCAAACCGCCTCAGATCGTTTTCGCCAAGGGCAAGGTCCAGATCGGCACCGCGCGGCGGATCAAGGGCGGGGCTGAGGTCTGGCTGGTGCGCTACGACCCCAAGGACCAGCCGGTGATGGTCAAGAGCGGCGACAACCGCGGCCAGACCGTGGTCGAGCACAATGTAGTGCGCGAATTGGTGCGACTCGGCGCCTGGAACGGCCGGCCCAAGGCGTTCCAACTTCCTGATCCCACCGCCGACGGGCTGAGCACGGTGGTGATCGTCCAGGGCGTGCACGGCGGCCGCATCCTGGGCGCTGGGCAGCCGTGA